The DNA sequence TTTTTTAGAAAAAGTAAACTATGGAGGTAATTTCTCACCCGACGTATATTCAATTATGATAAAATTAAAAATATTATTTTTTCAGGAGGATGATTTTTTGAAAATAGCAATCGGTAGCGACCATGGTGGTTTTTTCTACAAAGAAAAAATAAAAGAATATCTAAAATCAAAAAAATATGAAGTTATAGACAAAGGGACTTATTCTCCTGAACCTGTTGATTATCCTTACTTTGGTGAAGAAGTCGGTAAAAGCGTTCAATCTGGCGAAGCAGATAGAGGAATAATCATCTGTGGAACCGGAATAGGAATATCTATTGCAGCTAACAAAATTAAAGGAGTAAGAGCAGCCCTTTGTACAAACGAATTTATGGCAAGAATGGCAAGGTCTCATAATGATGCTAACGTTTTAGCCCTTGGTCAAAGAGTGATAGGCTTAGACCATGCTCTTGCAATCATAGATGTATTTTTAGAAACACCTTTTGAAGGTGGAAGACACGAAAGAAGAGTCAAATTGATATTAGATATTGAAAATGGAATAATCTAAGTAGGAGGTTTTTTAAATTGTTAAATCATCTAAAAAATGTAGACCCTGAAGTTTACAGTGCAATCTCAAAAGAGTTTAAAAGACAAGAGGAACATTTAGAAATGATAGCTTCTGAAAATTACACATCTCAAGCTGTAATGGAAGCTCAAGGAAGTGTGCTGACAAACAAATACGCAGAGGGTTTGCCCCATAAAAGATACTACGGTGGATGTGAGTATGTTGATATAGTTGAAGAACTTGCAATAGAAAGAGTTAAAAAGTTGTTTGGAGCAGAGCATGCAAACGTTCAGCCACACTCTGGTT is a window from the Sulfurihydrogenibium sp. genome containing:
- the rpiB gene encoding ribose 5-phosphate isomerase B, translated to MKIAIGSDHGGFFYKEKIKEYLKSKKYEVIDKGTYSPEPVDYPYFGEEVGKSVQSGEADRGIIICGTGIGISIAANKIKGVRAALCTNEFMARMARSHNDANVLALGQRVIGLDHALAIIDVFLETPFEGGRHERRVKLILDIENGII